Proteins co-encoded in one Solanum stenotomum isolate F172 unplaced genomic scaffold, ASM1918654v1 scaffold28252, whole genome shotgun sequence genomic window:
- the LOC125851623 gene encoding mitochondrial acidic protein MAM33, translated as MLRKALAFAGSALQQQHQPWRTIACRRSSGVSAAVNSIILRSLKDHYLEVSKMTPPPKVSPPSPFTVVKGALDHGGPVLRRTHGNEEISISVMRLANIIAGGIGDEEEDGINQLFLHVDISKPGQKESLHFLCGLYPDALGIHSVSLRSKTESSGFLAVPTNYGGPVFQDIDEKMRDALHSFIEERGINESLFPFLQAWLYVKDHRNLMRWFKTVGSLVNDKKQGASHT; from the exons ATGCTACGAAAGGCTCTAGCATTCGCCGGAAGCGCACTGCAGCAACAACATCAGCCATGGCGCACAATAGCCTGCCGGCGGTCGTCGGGTGTTTCAGCAGCCGTGAATAGTATAATCCTCCGGTCCCTTAAAGATCACTATCTTGAAGTCTCCAAAATGACCCCTCCTCCG AAAGTTAGCCCTCCTTCTCCATTCACTGTCGTCAAGGGGGCACTTGATCATGGTGGTCCTGTTCTAAGACGAACACATGGAAATGAGGAAATCAGTATCTCTGTCATGCGGTTGGCCAACATTATTGCTGGAGGTATTGGAGATGAAGAGGAGGATGGTATTAATCAGCTTTTTCTACACGTTGACATTTCAAAGCCAGGACAGAAGGAATCTCTGCATTTTCTTTGTGGGCTATATCCAGATGCTTTGGGAATACACTCAGTCTCATTGAGATCAAAGACCGAGTCTAGTGGGTTTCTTGCTGTTCCAACCAATTATGGTGGGCCAGTTTTTCA AGATATTGATGAGAAAATGAGAGATGCTCTGCACAGCTTCATTGAAGAGCGAGGAATTAACGAAAGCCTCTTTCCATTTCTACAAGCTTGGCTCTATGTGAAGGACCATCGGAATCTTATGCGTTGGTTTAAAACAGTTGGTTCGCTCGTTAATGACAAAAAACAAGGAGCTTCTCATACCTAA